From a region of the Synechococcus sp. PCC 7502 genome:
- a CDS encoding energy-coupling factor ABC transporter ATP-binding protein, with protein sequence MVATSDIIATDLRFCWADGTVVLDKCSLDVPKGQFWMLLGANGSGKSTLLKVLAGLLKLDGGTITINSPVGFVFQNPDHQLVMPTVGADVAFGLVDEHLSFSETKARVQDALAAVDLQNYQRRPIYALSGGQKQRVAIAGAIARKSQVLLLDEPTALLDRDSQGALVAEVRHLVKERSLTALWVTHRLDELDYADGAFLLSHGRVIDQGDPHRLKTLLENT encoded by the coding sequence TTGGTCGCTACTAGTGACATTATTGCTACGGATTTAAGGTTTTGCTGGGCAGATGGCACCGTAGTTTTAGATAAATGTAGCTTAGATGTACCTAAGGGGCAGTTTTGGATGCTGCTGGGAGCTAATGGCAGTGGTAAATCAACTTTACTCAAAGTTTTAGCGGGATTACTAAAGCTGGATGGGGGAACTATTACTATTAATTCCCCTGTGGGGTTTGTATTCCAAAATCCCGATCATCAACTGGTGATGCCTACGGTCGGAGCCGATGTTGCTTTTGGGTTGGTAGATGAGCATCTTTCCTTTAGTGAGACGAAAGCACGAGTGCAGGATGCTTTGGCTGCTGTGGATTTGCAAAACTATCAACGCCGTCCCATTTATGCCCTCAGTGGCGGTCAAAAACAACGGGTAGCAATTGCGGGGGCGATCGCCCGTAAATCACAGGTTTTATTATTAGATGAGCCTACGGCACTTTTAGATCGAGATAGTCAAGGGGCATTAGTAGCTGAGGTAAGGCATTTAGTGAAGGAGCGATCGCTTACAGCCCTTTGGGTTACCCATCGTTTAGATGAACTTGATTATGCGGATGGAGCATTTTTACTTAGTCACGGTCGAGTCATTGATCAAGGCGATCCCCATCGGTTGAAAACTCTTTTGGAAAATACCTAA